The DNA sequence TCATCTAATGTATTTCATGTTTAACAATGaaagtgtaataaataaattattaaattccaaatacattgatttttaagtatgttttttgttgttccTGTAAAAACTAAAGTGAAAATGAATTATGACTTATGTACTTTAGTCTGCCGACCCTCCATATATACAGCATGAAAGATTATGGGTTTATCACATAACATTGTATGAACCAACTTTCACACAACTCTTACAAACTATGTCAGTCAGAAATCGCGTCCTATGACTTCAGTACAATGGTGGCAGGTCATCTTCAGAATCAGGAAAAGCATCATTGGAAAACTCATCTGAAACAAATCAAAGGGATGCTATGATGCAGAGAACATAATTTACATTGTTGCTGTCCTATGGTACCCcggtggtacagagggcctttacaagcgtgcgccacgccgttctgtcctcagcaaccgctctggcttccgtccagctcaggccttgcgctcgcagctcgccgtccactgtgcgccgccatgtgtgcacgGGGCGACCGCGTCTGCGGTGGCCGCCAGGCGGTTTCCATTCGAAGGCAATGCTCGCTTTGCTCTCGGCTCCTTTTCTGATTTACATTAGAATTTACATTATCAGGGTAAAATCAGGTACCATAATGCAAACATAAGGTTCAGATTGTATTCTACGAGCAGCCAATGGgaattttcagataaaatatgtatttatagcaCTAATAGATAGATTTAGTCTTTGGAAATTGATTCCTATCTAATTATACTTTTCAGTTTAGAAAAGAACTTTAGATTATCTGAAGGCCAGAATGAGACAAACCTGTGAAGAACTCATCCTGGTATGAGCAGTTGAACTCCAGGCTGTGTCTCCTGCCCGCTGGGCTCGGGGTCCTCGGTGCCGGAGACTCCAGCTGTGGGGGCAGTGGGGCCGCCCAGTAGTCAAATATATCAGTGTGGTAGTTATCtagaaaacaaacaattgCTATAGTCTTAGAAAGTGGATGTGTTGCTAAATATTAGCAATAAAGATAATTTGTAGATATAACTAGAAGTTGCAGGCAGAATGAAAATATCAAGTTCAATCACTAATCTAAACAAAAAGAGGGTAGATGTAGAATACCTAATTTATATGAAGGTTTTGTGAACTCCAGCTCCTCAAGGTTGATATCTTGGGTTTCCTGTTCGCCGGCGTCGCTGTAGATCATGGACCCGACGTTGACCGCGCGCGGGGTGAACGCCTGGCGCAGAGGGGTGCTCTGAAAGGCTTTGCCAGTGTTTGAAAGAAACGACTTTTTCACTTCTCCTTTCTTTTGTGACGGTTTCGCTGGCTCGTTAGGCTTGTAGGGACCGCTCGAACTCGTTTTGCCCATGTTCTCTGCAAGAAATAAGTATTATTCATAACTATTTACAGGTAAATAACATAGAGGTAGAATGTCTGAGATAATATTTTTGGTGTTGAATACATACCGACGTTCGATAACGGTTGGCGCGAGACATTTTTCACAGTTTGCCTCGTGATATGGTCACCGAAGATATCAAACAGCGAGTCTCCCATAgtaattaattgaattaaaCCTTAGTAGTTATTGAaagcaaataaattaaacaatgaAATAGAAAAAGATCGTTGAAAAATTGAGAAGTATTTGAAATCACAGAGTAACTTTCAGCTATCAGCCACAGTCAGGGCGCCCCACACTAGCGGACGTGGCTTAAGGagccgacacactagcggacgcggctgAAGGCGCCGACACATTAGCGGACGCGGTAACAAAATTCTTACCCTTTATTACCCCAGAActatttgttctttgacagaaagggacaaaacagtttattagttaaaacatGGTTAAAACGTATAGtaattatgaataagggggttaatgggagattttcaaccatagacaacaacCATGGACAAAGACcgattatagatggcgctagtaaaacttcttactcaacagcactgcatatatttttttagccgGCATGCATTCCAGtcctttcagccaatacaaaaaaccaatggatgtgaattcaactatatgcaataactagctgttatattatgcataatattaagtgttaactagtttaagacagttttttttacaacgtacagtatttattaaataaaaaagaataaaatgtgatatgactaataaacctaaactaaaatagtacctataaatattaaaatattataaaactacGTAACTACTTACCTtaataggtaaaaaatattttctaggtCACCGCCGTCGTTTGGCAAGGTTCCCAAGAGGCTGGCCGCATTGCCCCGCTGAATGGCGAGATGGCGAGGCTTATCCTTTGTCCAAGGTATGTGCCAGCCCTTTGGTCGCCGGAGGCGTCGATGAGCCGTGTCACAATTTCCTTGTATATACGTTTTGCATCCGGCCCGTCGCTGCCGCCGCACCGCATCTTTGTACCATTTATGACATCTTCCGTCCCCTCAGAAGAATGCAGCTCATAAAAACGACAGGCTggatgccatctattggtcgattttggaacttttaaacgtcaaaagaaaaccTCCTAATTCCGTAAGtcgcgtccgctagtgtgtcggcaCCTTAATTCTGAGCATTGGAAACAATCACAGATCAAAGCAAATAGTTACTCAACTGCTGTCAAAATTACACTCTTGTAATGTCATAATATGTCAAAATTCAGTGGATGAAAATTAGAAaaacgtgttgtgtgtgtttattttcaAACTAAAAGTAGTTTTCCTTACTGGAACGGCTGGAAAAGCCATGTCAGATTCAAGGGAAAAACAATCTGCCACAAATGGCACCAGCAGCTCTGTAACAGACCCTTTACAGAGGCTGTCTTCATTCAAAACACCCAGGGATTTATCTTTGGGTGGAGCTAAACCAAGTAAAAAAGTGTTCACtcctaatttaaatatttctagGAACAAGAAAGGGTAAGATCTGAACAAGCTTAAGCCACTTATACTTTATTCAATTTACGAATAGGTGTTAGTGTACACAAATTGGTGCAGTATACTTCATTGGAAGCTTCCAAACTCCACCTTTTTTTCTGCTGTAAATTGACTCTTTGTGCTTCTATTGGTCCAGTTGCATTtctacataaatttatttacattaaactTTTTCTTATGTTTCCCATTAACTTCATTATCAAGATATTTTTGGAAAAAACATGTGTTTTACACACAAAAACTATTCAATtctaacttaaatatttcatttcagaCCTAATCTACCAACAGTCACCAGGGATAAAAGTCATGATAAAGGCAAAAAAGATAGAAAGAGTGACCGAAATAGAAACATTAAAAATGGCCCTAACATTATCAAATCTAGTGGAGTCTTCTCTGAGGGTATGTACactttttaatacttaaattatgtatagatattaagtatattttttttttttttaactgatCCCTATATTTGACTAATACATGTAGATAACATACATAACAGGAtaacaaactaaaatattgttatttcaTTAAGTTGTTGGGATACAAGTGGGTGACTATGGGGTTGCGGTAAATGACGAATGCAGGAttcttgaggccaaactatttactgaaCCAAATTACATTTTCTTAAGTGTGTTCTAAGTGacgggcgcgagacgactagcGTCTGCGCATTGTTCGCTACTGGAAGTTACTAGAAAGCTGACATTGCAAAACGTGACTATAACATGTGTCGCTACATCACTTCCCccgtttttcaaaatttttgtcaaaaattttcAAGTACAATACGTAATACCTATGTTACAAAAGCCTCTCTTACGGAGCTTTAAACTTGAAACATAcaatatcaaacaaaacagaaattacaaaattacatttcaattTACCACATTAAGAAATCAAACTTATAAATCTCACACAATAAACCACTTGGTAAAACTACGTAGCACTCTGTTCACTCGCGACGCGCTTATCACATTCCGCTGACCGTGCAAGATGAACGCTGCTACCTCGGTTCCGCGAATACGACCTCGTGTGTGATTGAACCATGTGAATTTCCGATCTAAATAGCTTCTCTCGTTGCACCTCTCGTCCACCCTGGCGGGAACTTCCATGAGGACCCTCGAGTGAGCCTCCGCGTGGGTGACCAGTCCACTATGCTCCATCTCGGCAGCCTCGCAGCGAGGAAACCGCCCAAACTCGCTAACTTCAGAAGCGCCGATTACCGCCCGTTGACCTGCCGTCGTGGACGCGCAATCGCACCTTCTATGTGTTCCGCTCGTCCAGGTCCTGACTTGAGATGCTTCGATACGCTAATTTCTTCTTTGATGCGTTACCAAAATTTGTGAAGGGGTGGTGCACTTCCAGTAGATGATGTTCCTGATGTTGTCGTTGTTACCCCATGGCCTTGCTGGGGGAGCCGTCTCGTCCACGCCGTTCCATGCTGCGCCGCGTCATCGCCGTGCTGACTCCATAATTTCTTCCGAAGGTTGCATGACCAGTTTGTCGGAGGTCACCAATGTAGGGTTTGAGAAAGGAGTCTATGGGGTTGATGGTAAATGACGAATGCAGGAttcttgaggccaaactatttactgaaCCAAATTACATTTTCTTAAGTGTGTTCTAAGTGacgggcgcgagacgactagcGTCTGCGCATTGTTCGCTACTGGAAGTTACTAGAAAGCTGACATTGCAAAACGTGACTATAACATGTGTCGCTACAAAGTCTTCTAGTCATGTAAATGACATAATGAATAGTCTGAAACTTTCAGAACTAAACAAGTACAGTGCAActaacttatctgttccggtgagagtgAACTAAATTGATTCATATATCATTACTAACTAATGAATTctatattgatataaatatGATGGGTTAGTTAAAACAAGCTAAGCAAGAGTGAATTACCACTAGGGACAAATTTAAAATCGTATAGagtgaagaaatattagacatttatgtaagctctcaccggaacagataagtttgtggcgggttccgctcatctggcataatctttattgaccaaaactcatttcgcataactcgtatggtctaaacttttttggccgaaccatcactttgccaagacttatgtggcataaggctcgtttcgtctaaaactctttaggcacaatctttaaacacctaagtttcgtttgctcaaatttatgttcgtctatacctatgtataatcaataaataatatattaagtatgtagtaaatgtacaaattgtggtatttttctcctacatcccgaaaatcacgatattgtatgatcaaaaaatcgaaagttaacgaccaatataattattacaaaccccatgagatcgaaacctaaaaataggtgcgacgacgagcaaagcgaggaggagcgtgttaggtgcacatgttcatcaaaaccaaagaggagcgcagcgaagcggagcggagcgttttccaaacagcggaaacaatacaaggcaatAGTATGCggtatgtagggagacgctccgtcaaagttaaagccaaacgaatattattactttgtataaacctatgccatagcattattaggctattcaagttTTGGCCaaaccattattaggctaaacaatgttatgcgaaataactttttactaaacgagatttatgccatacgattttcggcgtaacgagactttgaccaaacgttactatgcaatacgagtaATGAGTTGCAATTCTGTCATCGGCGCGGACGGTCGCTTTCTAGCGGCGCCGTCTGTAGCCAATACGTGTGACTCACTACTGAGTACGACCGCAACATGGCCACCGTCACTAAACGCTCGGACACCCTCATGGTGAGCGAGGTGCTCGCCTTCATACAGAACAAGCTGGATACAATGGACGTGATCAGCCTCGAGCAGATCTGTCTGACCAGCTTCAAGGAGGCTGAGCTTGCCGCCGCCAAGAAGCTGCTCGCCGACACCGCCACCACCGCCGTGCGCCTCGTGCCGCGCCGCGGTGATGGCTCCATGAAGAGAGACCTGCAGGACATCATCCGGGTGTTCCAGGAGACCGATCCGGATAATGTCCCGACGTACGTGGCTCGGGACCTCTACAAGCTGCCGCCGGTTACATTTGACCACGTCGATGTGACCCGGCTGCTTAAGGACATCGTCCTGTTGAAGTCCGAGATCACCGAAATTCGAGGCAAGTTGGAAGCCTCGGAAGTCGCCAGCGCGGCGATGCAACGTGAGTTGTTATCGCTGCGGAATGCTGACGCTGCGATCCACGCGACACCGCCTTCACCGGCGCGTCAACTGCAAGCGCAGCAAGATCAACTACACGCAAGCTGCACCCCAGGTGACGCTAGCGGCTGCAGGAGCTCCGGCggcgcccccccgcgccccgcgcaaCGCGGTCGTCGACAAGGATGGCTTCATCTTGGTGGAGAAGAGGAGCCCCCGTCGCCGCAACCGCAACAAGCGCGGCACCGCCCCGGCCGCCTGCTCGCTGAAGGCCGCCACGCCCACGGTCGACATCTACGTCTCCCGCATCCATGCGAATATGGCGCATGATAACATCATGCGCTATATCAAGGAGAGGAGTGTCGGCCGCACCGAACAGCCAGTCCAGGTGCTGGCGATTGAAAGACTGCAGTCCGCCAAGCAGACGGACTTCAAGTCCTTCCGTCTTCGGGTTCCCGCCGACCAGCAGAAGGTTCTATTGAACAAGGACTTCTGGCCTGCGGGAATCGTTTTCCGTCGCTACAGGGAGGCGAAAAAGACTATTAAATCCCCTGCTATTAATAGTGCTAGAGTTTAAGTCagttaaattttatgattatgttattttatttattattttgtatgatttaGAATGTATGTGTTTAGTTGGGCCActgatgcctgaaataaaggtttattattattattattattaatacgagattaggcaaaaaaatcttatgccaaaaaaggtagaaccgtttgtggcactgtactatTGAGTGAGCTGCGCTAGGCTTTCCTTTGTTGCTGATAACTGATGGACATACTGTAAAGTCCTGTCTGGctgccacaaaaaaaatatattttacaacttTCTAATTTTATCAAGAGACAcagtcaaattttatattagtataCACTGAACATTATTACAGCTTATTTGACTATTGTTATGAATTATGTAACTTCACACACACACCATATGCAATATATTTCTTTCATGATTTCAGGTGTGGCAGCGTCAGAGATCAGGTCTTCCCGAGCCTATGTTGGTGGGAGCAGAGACAGTGATGCTGCTCCTGTTCTACAGAAACCATTCATCAGAGTCAAAGATGTCTACAAGGTAATGCTTGCTGGTTGAGAATTATTTTAGTGTTTAGTCCACCTGCTCTTTTATTTGGGTGTTAGGGCCTGCACCTGTTTCTCTCAAATAGAACCTTGGTGCTTAAGGTCTTAATTTcattcctaagcttggaccactTCCCACATTTAGatgggttggtgggttcacacatTTAGATGTGCACATTTCATAACAATATGTTCTTTCACCTAAAGACCATCTGATATACTTTAAGtaactttgttatttaatgATACCACACTTAGCTACTTGTATTTGTGAAATTGTAGTCAGATGTTTCCTGTATTTGTCAAATACCAAAACAGTAGGCAAAAACAGCAATAAGTTTGGCAAATATACTGACCACACATGGCTCTTTTGGAAAATAGCAATTACCAATAACCAAGTAGGGTGCtaggataataataaattaattacatgCTGGTATTTGAACCCTATTGAATGATTGCACTACTACTATAGCTGATGTCCTCTAAACCCTCAGATAGACAAAGAGCTGGAAGAGCAGAAGATCAGGTCTGCgctgggcgcggcggcggaggaGGCGAGCGACGAGGAGGCGCCCGACGCGCTCGCCGACAGCGACGCGCCCGTGCGCCTGCCGCTCAGTGACGGAGGTACCGGGTTCCAATATGGACTAGAATAGTGGTGACCCCTGCGTGATATGACTCTAGATTGACTATCGGGTGACAGGCTCAGCGACGGAGGTACCGGGTTCGAATACTGTGTAGGGTGGGGGTCACCATTTTAGAATAGTGGTGACCCCTGCGTGATAAGACTCATAGATTGACTATCGGGTGACAGGCTCAGCGACTGGAATCGAATCCCATTACCAGCGGGACAGACACCTTGGGCCAATTTACTGTATAGTCTAGGGTGGGGGTCACCAAATTGATTAGAGTGACACGACTCAGAGGTTACTGGGGTTATTGCGAGAATCTCCACTCAGATAGACAAAAAGCACTCAGGACAGCGCTGGCCGACAGCGACGCGCCCGTGCGCCTGCCACTGAGTGATGGAGGTACCGGGTTCGAATACAGGGGGCTCACTCTATAATACGAAGCTGCGCGAGCCACAACTCCGTTTAggtgtattaaacgtgccgattgcacgacagccaTTCGTTCGTATTTCGACGAAATAGTATGTATGTAGCAAGGGGGTCACCAAATTGATTATACTTACTCGAAATAGGCTGTTTACTGTGTACAAAGAAACAAGATGAAACTCAGTCAGTAGTAATCCACTGCAGGTTTATCCTTTTTGACTTTTCCGGGACTGGAATATCTTATGtcttttaaatatactttcaTCAATCAATCATGTATGTAGAAATACTCTTTCTATAACTTGTAcgttgtaggtatttagttactgctatttaaaataagtatacaagTTTACTTTTCATCGAACAGAActaaaaaactgttttgatctggatacattataattatatttacccAACAGTTCCTTATTCAGAAAGTATACATTTTCgtccctaccctaccctaacCTAAAAATTTACTTCTAGGCTGGTTGCACAGCAAACCTAAGGCGTCAATCAAGGTTAAACAAGAAGTTATTATCAAGGAAGAACCAACAGAAGATTGCAGCAGTAAGACCTTGCAAGTTTCACTTTGAAACGCAGCCCCAAACAgctgaataaataattttatattggcTGTAGGGGCGGCCATATTTAACCACAGATTATTATGTAGCAATCTCTGATCACAGATAAAAGAGAGTTCCTTTGACTTTCTTGTATCTTAAGTAGAGGATTGCTGAGCTCCAGTGCATTAATTGTGTATCTGGATTCAAACTTAGGCATTTTATAGCTTGGGATTATTTTgcactacataattataattcagcTTTAAATGTAATCAGCCTCAATGCTTATGAAAACTTGGTGTAAGCGATGTACTTAGTTTGTTCTTAGATGGCCACGAAGGTATCCAATATTG is a window from the Plutella xylostella chromosome 7, ilPluXylo3.1, whole genome shotgun sequence genome containing:
- the LOC105386378 gene encoding uncharacterized protein LOC105386378, yielding MGDSLFDIFGDHITRQTVKNVSRQPLSNVENMGKTSSSGPYKPNEPAKPSQKKGEVKKSFLSNTGKAFQSTPLRQAFTPRAVNVGSMIYSDAGEQETQDINLEELEFTKPSYKLDNYHTDIFDYWAAPLPPQLESPAPRTPSPAGRRHSLEFNCSYQDEFFTDEFSNDAFPDSEDDLPPLY
- the LOC105386379 gene encoding DNA-directed RNA polymerase III subunit RPC4 isoform X2, with the translated sequence MSDSREKQSATNGTSSSVTDPLQRLSSFKTPRDLSLGGAKPSKKVFTPNLNISRNKKGPNLPTVTRDKSHDKGKKDRKSDRNRNIKNGPNIIKSSGVFSEGVAASEIRSSRAYVGGSRDSDAAPVLQKPFIRVKDVYKIDKELEEQKIRSALGAAAEEASDEEAPDALADSDAPVRLPLSDGVPSVEEKKAIPDVKKDVSEETDIVSLLRSDKPTLIMLQFPDTLPGRAAAPEDDAPKRRDNSQPSSSTEPATEDSEEKPDPDRCRLADLQEGRMGKLLIHRSGRVEIQLGDTMFDVAAGTPCSFRQEAVSVAVDEDSRSANLVSLGALPHKLNILPNWEALLADMALY
- the LOC105386379 gene encoding DNA-directed RNA polymerase III subunit RPC4 isoform X1, which translates into the protein MSDSREKQSATNGTSSSVTDPLQRLSSFKTPRDLSLGGAKPSKKVFTPNLNISRNKKGPNLPTVTRDKSHDKGKKDRKSDRNRNIKNGPNIIKSSGVFSEGVAASEIRSSRAYVGGSRDSDAAPVLQKPFIRVKDVYKIDKELEEQKIRSALGAAAEEASDEEAPDALADSDAPVRLPLSDGGWLHSKPKASIKVKQEVIIKEEPTEDCSMPSVEEKKAIPDVKKDVSEETDIVSLLRSDKPTLIMLQFPDTLPGRAAAPEDDAPKRRDNSQPSSSTEPATEDSEEKPDPDRCRLADLQEGRMGKLLIHRSGRVEIQLGDTMFDVAAGTPCSFRQEAVSVAVDEDSRSANLVSLGALPHKLNILPNWEALLADMALY